In Pirellulales bacterium, the following are encoded in one genomic region:
- a CDS encoding protein phosphatase 2C domain-containing protein, whose amino-acid sequence MDQDEHRWRFLAQSVTGASHAAAELPCQDSHAVAVVGEGDAAALVACVADGAGSAPHSDQGSAIACESLLASARRHYAEAGSFAELDEPTVVAWVAEARQNVARRAEELACDPRDLATTICAAVVGPERAVFFQLGDGAMVVSRQGVHGVVFWPQSGEYANTTNFLTADKFEQKLEFAVAPGRIEELALMTDGLERLALQFDARTPHLPFFAPLFKAIVSDQDEETLAADLATFLRSPAIESRSHDDKTLVLATRN is encoded by the coding sequence ATGGACCAGGACGAACACCGCTGGCGGTTCCTCGCTCAGAGCGTGACAGGGGCTTCCCATGCCGCGGCCGAATTGCCGTGCCAGGACTCCCATGCCGTGGCGGTGGTGGGCGAAGGCGACGCGGCGGCGCTCGTGGCTTGCGTGGCCGACGGAGCGGGGAGCGCCCCCCACAGCGACCAAGGCTCGGCGATCGCCTGCGAATCGCTCCTGGCGAGCGCCCGGCGGCACTACGCCGAGGCGGGCAGTTTCGCGGAGCTCGACGAACCGACCGTCGTCGCCTGGGTCGCCGAAGCTCGGCAGAACGTCGCACGGCGGGCGGAGGAACTCGCTTGCGACCCTCGCGACTTGGCCACCACGATCTGCGCGGCAGTCGTCGGTCCTGAGCGGGCCGTTTTTTTCCAACTCGGCGACGGGGCGATGGTCGTCTCTCGCCAGGGAGTGCACGGAGTCGTATTTTGGCCCCAGTCGGGGGAATACGCCAACACGACCAACTTTCTCACGGCCGACAAATTCGAGCAGAAGCTCGAGTTCGCCGTCGCCCCGGGCCGCATCGAGGAACTGGCGTTGATGACCGACGGGCTCGAACGGCTGGCCCTGCAGTTCGATGCGCGAACCCCGCATTTGCCGTTCTTCGCCCCGCTGTTCAAGGCGATCGTTTCCGACCAGGACGAAGAGACGCTCGCCGCCGACCTTGCCACGTTCCTCCGCTCCCCTGCCATCGAGTCGAGATCGCATGACGACAAGACCCTCGTCCTCGCAACCCGAAATTAG
- the tadA gene encoding Flp pilus assembly complex ATPase component TadA translates to MSTAPAASDQWFFEIGDGQVYGPYTLEKLQKWAAAGNLMPTHRVRRADSSEWIIAAYIPGLELTTAAPAGQVVAEREDPEAHSKLASLARTLGLKGKGDAKNAGADLPDVIEFCDQLLETALERGASDLHIDPEESFSLVQLRVDGQLEPLRKLPIAIHGAVIGRFKILAKMDIAERRMAQDGQFLVELGEPKRRISIRAATLPTTHGERITLRLLAVEIDQLTLNKLGMSAEGYKMFAGAAAQQQGLVLLSGPTGAGKSTTLYAALRHRLAYQPGRIITVEEPVEYDMVGVAQIEVDSSDRVKFETVLRNILRSDPDVIMIGEIRDLITADVAIKAALTGHLVFSTVHANSAAGVVTRLVDMGIAPYQAAATLRLAVAQRLVRRLCQKCRVPRPLSEEEAAAIGRPEAVGRTVYGPGRCAACNDRGFKGRVGVFEMIPIDAELARMVVAGGTEGDVARYARQCKHPSLQEDASLKLLSGMTTLEELNAAGAM, encoded by the coding sequence ATGTCGACCGCTCCGGCTGCTTCCGACCAGTGGTTCTTTGAAATCGGCGACGGGCAGGTGTACGGCCCGTACACGCTCGAGAAGCTGCAGAAGTGGGCCGCGGCGGGCAATCTCATGCCGACCCATCGGGTCCGGCGGGCCGACTCCAGCGAGTGGATCATCGCCGCGTACATCCCGGGGCTGGAGCTGACGACCGCGGCGCCTGCGGGGCAGGTCGTCGCCGAGCGCGAGGACCCCGAGGCCCACTCGAAACTGGCTTCGCTTGCGCGGACCTTGGGGCTCAAAGGCAAGGGGGACGCCAAGAACGCCGGCGCCGACTTGCCGGACGTCATCGAGTTTTGCGATCAACTGCTGGAGACGGCGCTCGAGCGCGGGGCGTCTGACCTGCACATCGATCCCGAGGAGAGCTTCTCGCTCGTCCAGTTGCGCGTGGACGGGCAGTTGGAGCCGCTGCGCAAGCTGCCGATCGCGATCCACGGCGCCGTGATCGGACGGTTCAAGATCCTGGCCAAAATGGACATCGCCGAACGGCGGATGGCGCAGGACGGGCAGTTCCTGGTCGAGTTGGGAGAGCCGAAGCGGCGGATTTCGATCCGAGCGGCGACGCTTCCCACGACCCACGGCGAGCGGATCACGCTGCGCCTGTTAGCGGTCGAGATCGACCAACTCACGCTCAACAAGCTGGGGATGAGCGCCGAGGGGTACAAGATGTTCGCCGGCGCCGCGGCCCAGCAGCAAGGACTGGTGCTGCTGTCGGGCCCCACCGGCGCGGGGAAGAGCACGACCCTGTACGCGGCGCTGCGACACCGGCTGGCGTATCAGCCGGGGCGGATCATCACGGTCGAGGAGCCCGTCGAGTACGACATGGTCGGCGTCGCGCAGATCGAGGTCGACAGTTCCGACCGCGTGAAGTTCGAAACCGTGCTGCGCAACATCCTGCGGAGCGACCCCGACGTGATCATGATCGGCGAGATTCGCGACCTGATCACGGCCGACGTGGCGATCAAGGCGGCGCTCACGGGACATTTGGTGTTCAGTACGGTGCATGCCAATTCGGCCGCGGGGGTCGTCACGCGGCTGGTTGACATGGGGATTGCCCCGTATCAGGCGGCGGCGACGCTGCGATTGGCGGTGGCGCAGCGGCTGGTCCGCCGGCTCTGCCAAAAATGCCGCGTTCCCCGCCCGCTGAGCGAGGAGGAGGCCGCGGCGATCGGACGGCCCGAGGCGGTCGGCCGCACGGTGTACGGTCCGGGTCGCTGCGCGGCGTGCAACGACCGGGGGTTCAAAGGTCGCGTCGGGGTGTTCGAGATGATACCGATCGACGCCGAACTGGCCCGCATGGTCGTCGCCGGGGGAACCGAGGGGGACGTCGCCCGCTACGCCCGACAATGCAAACACCCCAGTCTCCAAGAGGACGCGTCGCTCAAACTCCTCTCGGGCATGACGACGCTCGAGGAACTGAACGCGGCGGGGGCGATGTAA
- a CDS encoding MATE family efflux transporter: MHGPLLDDSTESVPGSWTPLSRWWTRPAGGAEVLRVAAPLVASSVSWTALTFIDRVFLKWESGESMSAAFGASAAWFAVLCLPLGICAYVNTFVAQYHGDEQPRMIGPAAWQGVYVALLSTPLLAAAVWGAPLMFGWAEHAPHVTDLEVRYFRIVCYGGLGMWIAQALSCIYSGRGLTWVNMWIDAAFAGVNAVLDYCWIFGHFGFPALGIEGAAWATTVSLWLKGAFYLALVLRARNRRELGTDVLRFDPELFRRLLRFGAPSGAQMLLDVSGFTVFILMMGKLGPSAAEATALAFSVNMVAFMPIWGIGMGGSILVGQHLGENRDDLAARATSTAMVVACVYAVAIALLYVAAPGWFLDPFFAGSGGADDAGIYATATRLLWFVAAYTVFDAVQLVYVCTLKGAGDTRYIMLVSLAMAALLASSAWLAVTRLGVGIYGCWTLIIAWLLALAVLYFLRYRAGHWRSMRVIEMIHAPQ, translated from the coding sequence ATGCACGGACCGCTGCTTGACGATTCCACGGAGTCGGTCCCGGGCTCGTGGACCCCGCTGAGTCGCTGGTGGACCCGCCCGGCCGGGGGGGCCGAGGTGCTGCGCGTTGCTGCGCCGCTGGTCGCCTCGAGCGTCTCCTGGACTGCTCTGACGTTCATCGACCGAGTGTTTTTGAAGTGGGAATCAGGCGAGTCGATGTCGGCCGCGTTCGGGGCCTCGGCGGCGTGGTTTGCAGTGCTTTGCTTGCCTTTGGGGATCTGCGCCTACGTAAACACCTTCGTCGCCCAATACCACGGCGACGAACAACCGCGCATGATCGGCCCTGCCGCGTGGCAGGGGGTCTACGTCGCCCTGCTATCGACCCCGCTCTTGGCCGCGGCCGTCTGGGGGGCGCCGCTCATGTTCGGCTGGGCCGAGCACGCCCCGCACGTCACCGACCTTGAGGTCCGCTATTTCCGCATCGTCTGTTATGGCGGCTTGGGGATGTGGATCGCCCAAGCGCTCTCCTGCATTTACAGCGGCCGGGGGCTGACCTGGGTCAACATGTGGATTGACGCCGCGTTCGCCGGGGTGAACGCGGTGCTCGACTACTGCTGGATTTTTGGCCACTTCGGCTTCCCCGCGTTGGGGATCGAAGGCGCCGCGTGGGCGACGACCGTGTCGTTGTGGCTCAAGGGGGCGTTCTATTTGGCCCTGGTGCTGCGAGCCCGCAATCGCCGGGAGCTGGGAACCGACGTCCTACGTTTCGATCCGGAACTGTTCCGCAGGCTGTTGAGGTTCGGCGCCCCCAGCGGCGCCCAGATGCTGCTCGACGTCTCCGGGTTCACCGTTTTTATCCTGATGATGGGCAAGCTGGGGCCCAGCGCCGCCGAGGCGACCGCCCTGGCGTTCAGCGTGAACATGGTCGCCTTCATGCCCATCTGGGGCATCGGCATGGGGGGGAGCATCCTTGTCGGCCAGCACTTGGGCGAGAACCGCGACGACTTGGCCGCTCGCGCCACGAGCACCGCCATGGTCGTTGCGTGCGTATATGCCGTGGCGATTGCGCTGTTGTACGTTGCGGCGCCGGGGTGGTTCCTGGATCCGTTTTTCGCCGGCTCCGGCGGCGCCGACGACGCGGGCATCTACGCCACCGCGACCCGACTGCTGTGGTTCGTCGCCGCGTACACGGTGTTCGACGCGGTGCAGTTGGTGTACGTCTGCACGCTCAAGGGGGCGGGCGACACCCGTTACATCATGCTGGTGAGCCTGGCGATGGCCGCCTTGCTGGCGAGTTCGGCGTGGCTGGCCGTGACGCGCCTGGGCGTGGGGATCTACGGCTGCTGGACCCTGATCATCGCCTGGCTCCTGGCGCTTGCGGTGCTGTACTTCCTGCGCTACCGCGCCGGGCATTGGCGCTCGATGCGGGTGATCGAGATGATCCACGCTCCGCAATGA
- the acs gene encoding acetate--CoA ligase, which translates to MGSQSAVSIDNVMHESRVFPPPAEFAAKARIKSLDEYQALWDKAAADPQAFWAELAREELHWFEPFTTTLEWNEPFAKWFVGGKTNASYNCLDKHVAEGRGDRTAILWEGEPGDSRRLSYAELLREVCRCANMLKSLGIAQGDVVSIYMPMTPELVVAMLACARIGAIHSVIFAGFSAEAIADRNNDARAKLQITADSGWRRGQALPLKATVDEALAKSPTVKHCIVLNRVNEAVHMEPGRDHWWHELAAHASDDCPAEPLDSETTLFILYTSGSTGKPKGIRHTTAGYNLFAKKTFEWVFDHREEDVYWCTADCGWVTGHSYLVYGPLAAGAQCVMYEGAPNFPAEDRFWKIIEKYKVSIFYTAPTAIRAFMKWGDSHVEKHDLSSLRLLGTVGEGINPRAWTWYHEKIGAERCPIVDTWWQTETGGIMMSPLPGAIPAKPGSCTKPLPGIIPQIIDPLGEEVGENQGGWLTIAHPWPGMLRGIWGDDDRYRDVYWSKTPGRYLAGDNARRDEDGYYWIMGRIDDVLNVSGHRLSTIEIESALVSHPNVAEAAAVGRPDELKGEAVAVFVTVAGCEPSDALRAELKQHVRKEIGALAQPDDIRFTATLPKTRSGKIMRRLLKDIAAGKESVGDTTTLEDYSVLAKLRSDEE; encoded by the coding sequence ATGGGGTCGCAGTCCGCAGTCAGCATCGACAACGTGATGCACGAGTCGCGGGTCTTCCCGCCCCCTGCGGAGTTCGCGGCCAAGGCCAGGATCAAGTCGCTGGACGAGTACCAGGCGCTGTGGGACAAGGCCGCGGCCGATCCTCAAGCGTTTTGGGCCGAGTTGGCCCGTGAGGAGCTCCACTGGTTCGAGCCGTTCACGACGACCCTCGAGTGGAACGAACCGTTTGCCAAGTGGTTTGTCGGCGGCAAGACGAACGCCTCGTACAACTGCCTCGACAAACACGTCGCCGAGGGCCGCGGCGATCGCACGGCGATTCTGTGGGAAGGGGAGCCCGGCGATTCGCGGCGGCTGTCGTACGCCGAGTTGCTGCGCGAAGTCTGCCGCTGCGCCAACATGCTGAAGTCGCTGGGGATCGCGCAGGGCGATGTCGTGTCGATCTACATGCCGATGACCCCCGAGCTGGTCGTCGCGATGCTGGCCTGCGCACGGATCGGGGCGATTCACTCGGTGATTTTCGCGGGGTTCTCGGCCGAGGCGATCGCCGATCGCAACAACGACGCCCGAGCGAAATTGCAGATCACCGCCGACTCGGGCTGGCGGCGAGGGCAGGCGTTGCCGCTCAAAGCGACGGTCGACGAGGCGCTCGCCAAATCCCCCACCGTCAAGCACTGCATCGTGCTGAATCGCGTCAACGAAGCGGTTCACATGGAGCCGGGGCGCGACCACTGGTGGCACGAACTGGCGGCCCATGCGAGCGACGACTGCCCCGCCGAGCCGCTCGACAGCGAGACGACCCTGTTCATCCTCTACACGAGCGGTTCGACCGGAAAGCCCAAGGGAATTCGCCACACGACCGCCGGTTACAACCTGTTCGCGAAGAAGACGTTCGAGTGGGTCTTCGATCATCGCGAAGAGGACGTGTACTGGTGCACGGCCGACTGCGGCTGGGTCACGGGCCACAGCTACTTGGTCTACGGTCCCCTGGCGGCCGGGGCGCAGTGCGTGATGTACGAGGGCGCCCCCAACTTCCCGGCCGAGGATCGGTTCTGGAAGATCATCGAAAAGTACAAAGTGTCGATCTTCTACACGGCCCCGACGGCGATTCGGGCGTTCATGAAGTGGGGCGACAGCCATGTCGAGAAGCACGACCTGTCGAGCTTGCGGCTGCTGGGCACCGTGGGCGAGGGGATCAACCCGCGGGCGTGGACGTGGTACCACGAGAAGATCGGCGCCGAGCGCTGCCCGATCGTCGACACGTGGTGGCAGACCGAGACGGGAGGGATCATGATGAGCCCGCTCCCAGGGGCGATTCCCGCCAAGCCGGGAAGTTGCACGAAGCCCCTGCCGGGGATCATCCCCCAGATCATCGATCCCCTGGGCGAAGAGGTCGGCGAGAACCAGGGGGGCTGGCTCACGATCGCTCACCCCTGGCCGGGAATGCTGCGCGGCATATGGGGAGACGACGACCGGTACCGCGACGTCTACTGGAGCAAGACGCCGGGCCGCTACTTGGCTGGCGACAACGCCCGCCGGGACGAGGACGGGTACTACTGGATCATGGGCCGGATCGACGACGTGCTGAACGTCTCGGGCCACCGGCTGAGCACGATCGAGATTGAATCGGCCCTGGTAAGCCACCCCAACGTCGCCGAAGCGGCGGCGGTCGGCCGACCTGACGAACTAAAGGGAGAGGCGGTCGCGGTGTTCGTCACCGTCGCGGGGTGCGAGCCGAGCGACGCCCTGCGGGCGGAACTCAAACAGCACGTCCGCAAGGAGATCGGCGCCTTGGCCCAGCCGGACGATATCCGCTTCACCGCCACGCTTCCCAAAACTCGCAGCGGCAAAATCATGCGGCGGCTGCTCAAGGACATCGCCGCGGGCAAGGAGTCGGTCGGCGACACGACCACCTTGGAAGACTACAGCGTACTGGCGAAGCTGCGAAGCGACGAGGAGTAA